One region of Mycolicibacterium insubricum genomic DNA includes:
- a CDS encoding sterol carrier family protein: MPDVTPDPARTRAAVLALAEWLRDDTAATPQRSALAEAVRLTARTLAAVAPGASVEVRVPPFVAVQCIAGPRHTRGTPPNVVETDPRTWLLLATGLLELDAAGPEVEVSGARAPEIAEWLPVLRLGC, from the coding sequence GTGCCCGATGTGACTCCCGATCCGGCCCGCACCCGCGCCGCGGTGCTGGCGCTGGCCGAGTGGCTGCGCGACGACACCGCGGCAACCCCGCAGCGTTCCGCGCTGGCCGAGGCGGTGCGGCTGACCGCACGGACACTGGCCGCGGTCGCACCAGGCGCCAGCGTCGAGGTCCGCGTCCCGCCGTTCGTGGCCGTGCAGTGCATCGCCGGACCCCGGCACACCCGCGGCACCCCGCCGAACGTGGTGGAGACCGATCCGCGGACCTGGCTGCTGCTGGCCACCGGGCTGCTCGAACTCGACGCCGCGGGGCCCGAGGTGGAGGTCTCCGGGGCGCGGGCGCCCGAGATCGCCGAGTGGCTACCGGTTCTCCGCCTGGGTTGCTGA
- a CDS encoding alpha/beta hydrolase, translated as MPPSPTPFPLDATPTPRPTPTPIPLPTAGTTETPSYGHGLSLLTGPVPTTVEIVTIAAVVVTAVVFTVVAWRTGRRRLLWLPASVLIGVAVALAVRTWVDAEGLASDPSPWQMWAWTTIFVAMIPIAVLSWRRSRWWRRAVALLAVPLALLTTVLTLNQWVGYYPTVTAAWGALTAGPLPHQVDANALAGMRNTNPTTGAIVEVTIDDAVSGFTHRNEYVYLPPAWFAGDHPPALPAVLMIGGEFNTPADWIRSGNIMPIIDDFTAAHGGKAPILVFVDSGGSFNNDTECVNGPRGNAADHLTKDVRPYVISQFGASPDPANWGVVGWSMGGTCAIDLTVMHPELFTAFVDIAGDHGPTAGTKDQTIDRLYGGDADAWAAFDPSTVMTKHGRYTGVSGLFEDTVTPDSAKNKAHGSRPQPDGPSGFGGRDDVRDSDETGAAEDLCATAQTVGIPCEIHTQVSFHTWQFAGQAFDDALPWIAARVGAV; from the coding sequence GTGCCACCGTCACCGACCCCGTTTCCGCTGGATGCCACCCCGACACCGCGCCCCACGCCGACGCCGATCCCGCTGCCGACCGCCGGCACCACCGAGACCCCGAGCTACGGCCACGGCCTGTCGCTGCTGACCGGCCCGGTGCCGACGACGGTCGAGATCGTCACGATCGCCGCCGTTGTGGTGACCGCCGTCGTGTTCACCGTGGTCGCCTGGCGCACCGGACGCAGGCGGCTGCTGTGGCTGCCGGCGAGCGTGCTGATCGGCGTGGCGGTGGCCTTGGCGGTGCGGACCTGGGTCGACGCCGAGGGCCTGGCATCGGACCCGTCGCCGTGGCAGATGTGGGCCTGGACGACGATTTTCGTCGCAATGATTCCCATCGCAGTGTTGTCCTGGCGGCGGTCGCGCTGGTGGCGGCGCGCGGTGGCGCTGCTCGCCGTGCCGCTGGCACTGCTCACCACGGTGCTGACGCTGAACCAGTGGGTCGGCTACTACCCCACCGTCACCGCGGCGTGGGGTGCGCTGACCGCCGGCCCACTGCCGCACCAGGTCGACGCCAACGCGCTGGCCGGCATGCGCAACACCAACCCGACCACCGGCGCGATCGTCGAAGTCACCATCGACGACGCCGTCAGCGGCTTCACCCACCGCAACGAGTACGTCTACCTGCCGCCGGCATGGTTCGCCGGGGACCACCCGCCGGCCCTGCCCGCGGTGCTGATGATCGGCGGCGAATTCAACACCCCGGCCGACTGGATCCGCAGCGGGAACATCATGCCGATCATCGACGACTTCACCGCCGCCCACGGAGGCAAGGCGCCCATTCTGGTGTTCGTCGACTCCGGCGGCAGCTTCAACAACGACACCGAATGCGTCAACGGGCCGCGCGGCAACGCCGCCGATCACCTGACCAAAGACGTTCGGCCGTACGTGATCTCACAGTTCGGAGCGTCGCCCGACCCGGCCAACTGGGGCGTGGTGGGCTGGTCGATGGGAGGCACCTGCGCGATCGACCTGACCGTCATGCACCCGGAGCTGTTCACCGCGTTCGTCGACATCGCCGGCGACCACGGCCCGACGGCCGGCACCAAGGACCAGACCATCGACCGGCTCTACGGCGGCGACGCCGACGCCTGGGCGGCGTTCGACCCGAGCACGGTGATGACCAAGCACGGGCGCTACACCGGGGTGTCGGGGTTGTTCGAGGACACCGTCACCCCGGATTCGGCGAAGAACAAGGCGCACGGCTCCCGGCCGCAACCCGACGGCCCGTCGGGCTTCGGCGGCCGCGACGACGTCCGCGACAGCGACGAGACCGGGGCCGCCGAGGATCTGTGCGCGACGGCGCAGACCGTCGGGATCCCGTGCGAGATCCACACCCAGGTCAGCTTCCACACCTGGCAGTTCGCCGGTCAGGCGTTCGACGACGCGCTGCCCTGGATCGCCGCCCGGGTCGGCGCGGTGTAG
- a CDS encoding Rv0804 family intramembrane glutamic endopeptidase — protein sequence MPDFVRPLLRAAIATALATAAGARLGLRGVPARDGLKLGAAVTAVIAAGVAAGTTAPPVRAGMIDRTPPGQGWGWLAWQIPVGTVWTEEMIFRGAVATVARRALGAERGRLLQAALFGLAHVPNARRAGESVAGTVAVTGAAGWVFGWLADRSGSLLAPMLAHLAINESGALATLAVRRAYTAPTRAAIQGSASSNA from the coding sequence GTGCCCGACTTTGTCCGCCCGCTGCTGCGCGCCGCGATTGCGACCGCGCTGGCGACGGCGGCCGGCGCCCGGTTGGGCCTGCGCGGTGTCCCGGCCCGCGACGGGTTGAAGCTGGGCGCGGCGGTCACTGCGGTAATCGCCGCCGGGGTGGCCGCGGGCACCACCGCACCGCCGGTGCGCGCCGGGATGATCGACCGCACCCCGCCCGGACAGGGCTGGGGTTGGCTGGCCTGGCAGATCCCGGTGGGCACCGTGTGGACCGAGGAGATGATATTCCGCGGCGCCGTCGCCACCGTGGCGCGGCGCGCGCTGGGCGCCGAGCGCGGCCGGCTGCTGCAGGCGGCGTTGTTCGGGCTGGCGCACGTGCCCAATGCCCGCCGCGCCGGGGAATCGGTGGCCGGCACCGTCGCCGTCACCGGGGCGGCCGGCTGGGTGTTCGGCTGGCTGGCGGACCGTTCCGGGTCGCTGCTGGCACCGATGCTGGCGCACCTGGCCATCAACGAATCCGGGGCGCTGGCCACCCTGGCGGTGCGGCGCGCCTACACCGCGCCGACCCGGGCGGCGATCCAGGGCAGCGCGTCGTCGAACGCCTGA
- a CDS encoding outer membrane protein assembly factor BamB family protein, translated as MTAPDVPTPNGVIRYQVAVSDSRTSSQQVGTGILISRPGSTAMFDAVSGTLRWQSDNRWIPAYLDPDEVVASYRDGDDNAGIVVLPSKYGLIGVDGETGAVLWRRQFHDGERLKSMTGSIDALAVAIDTGLGRRLDSLDPATGQVRWSRPSDCAVPPGTPGQFGLACRPAPALVDARTGETVELNTPELPVAGTDAYVYVTGTERDATPTTTVLDPAGKVLDEIPGVTAATVPYDGQLLVYDLVNRWWLRDYRRHQSVPLAFRHHADHASDLKPTWLWDGLLLTVEKQGLLFIHRKYPSEAPTPVPNSSCSSDQPTRVYAIGKTALVYCLHTGEMIAVKPGRG; from the coding sequence GTGACCGCCCCCGATGTCCCGACGCCGAACGGCGTCATCCGCTACCAGGTTGCGGTTTCGGACTCCCGAACATCCTCGCAGCAGGTGGGCACCGGCATCCTGATCTCCCGTCCGGGGTCCACCGCGATGTTCGACGCCGTCTCCGGAACGCTGCGCTGGCAGTCCGACAACCGCTGGATCCCCGCTTACCTTGATCCCGACGAAGTCGTGGCGTCCTACCGCGACGGCGACGACAACGCCGGGATCGTGGTGTTGCCGTCGAAGTACGGGCTGATCGGGGTCGACGGTGAAACCGGGGCAGTGCTCTGGCGCAGGCAATTCCACGACGGAGAACGGCTGAAATCCATGACCGGGTCCATCGATGCCCTCGCGGTGGCGATCGACACCGGGCTCGGGAGGCGGCTGGACTCCCTGGATCCGGCGACCGGGCAGGTGCGCTGGAGCCGGCCCAGCGACTGCGCAGTGCCCCCGGGTACGCCCGGCCAATTCGGCCTCGCCTGCCGCCCGGCGCCGGCGCTGGTGGACGCCCGCACCGGGGAGACCGTCGAACTGAACACCCCGGAACTACCCGTTGCAGGCACCGACGCCTACGTGTACGTCACGGGGACCGAACGCGATGCCACCCCCACCACGACGGTGCTAGATCCGGCCGGAAAGGTACTCGACGAGATCCCCGGCGTCACCGCTGCGACGGTGCCCTATGACGGCCAGTTGCTGGTCTACGACCTGGTCAACCGCTGGTGGCTGCGGGACTACCGACGCCACCAGTCCGTTCCGCTGGCATTCCGGCACCACGCCGACCACGCCTCGGACCTGAAACCGACCTGGTTGTGGGACGGGTTGCTGCTCACCGTCGAGAAACAGGGACTGCTGTTCATCCACCGCAAGTACCCCTCCGAGGCACCCACCCCGGTGCCGAACTCGTCCTGCTCAAGCGACCAGCCCACCCGGGTCTACGCGATCGGGAAGACCGCCCTGGTCTACTGCCTGCACACCGGCGAAATGATCGCCGTCAAACCCGGCCGCGGTTAG
- a CDS encoding DUF732 domain-containing protein: MNSILRNAALIAGAVGAATLTCAAIAAASTGSYLDELHTNNVWLPQKTSAEVIAAGYQTCSELKSGTSVLDETTAVEQRYHFDQGTLFVSAATTHLCPDFAAG, from the coding sequence ATGAATTCGATTCTTCGCAACGCTGCGCTCATCGCCGGAGCGGTGGGCGCGGCAACGCTGACGTGCGCCGCCATCGCGGCCGCCAGTACCGGCAGTTATCTCGACGAGCTCCACACCAATAACGTCTGGTTGCCGCAGAAGACGTCAGCCGAGGTGATCGCCGCGGGTTATCAAACCTGCTCAGAACTGAAAAGCGGCACATCGGTGCTCGACGAGACGACCGCCGTGGAACAGAGGTATCACTTCGATCAGGGCACTTTGTTCGTCAGTGCCGCGACAACTCATCTCTGTCCCGACTTCGCCGCCGGGTAG
- a CDS encoding helix-turn-helix transcriptional regulator translates to MLYARENRQRSQRPPASPVGKKVLSTVLVGPVPPPLNREAESEAISDFLEVSCTQSAGLLLAGEPGIGKTTMWLAAIEQARNRGMHVLSARAAAAESVMAYVSVADLLAGIGPELLATLPAPQRLAVDRVLLHVDDGGEATDPRAVAAAFLSLITALSASAPTILAIDDLQWLDPSSARVLAFTARRLTGPAGLLATVRSSTTDDSGVPWLQLHRPDAIRQIRLGPFTISGLRQIMSTEYGISLPRRAMVRIHEVSGGNPFYAIELARAATEHNFDELALPTTLSGLVKDKIADLGPDVREVLLAMSCLAAPTVALVAQAVGVDPDSCGELLSAAEKRGIVIREGARVRFAHPLLSTGVYSDASLIDRRAMHRRLAAVVGNAELRARHLALAASKSDAVTIDALDAAAELAVVRGAPAAAAEFMELAINLGEDTPGRYIRCATYHFNAGDAESARIWLGHVLDAAGSADARAEALRLLGLWSVLDGSSRLAVELLEQARASGSDNDALLVQILVPLAFARVNVHDLAGAGAAADQAVVTASLLNRPDLLSQALGMQATVRFLLGDGPDEAAMRRAVELEDLNAPGSALLSPTMLQAALLCGTGQFDEAKRTLSGIERRYADRGHDSELMVVSFHNALTAIWRGDYVEAAAIGDDTIIRAQQLESDLPLSIGWMIRSAVAAHTGDEALARQDAERALTACKRCDSPWLIAVWPLTTLGFLEVSLGNYQGALVILQPLLDIGATAPRATEIYLTPYAPDAAEALIRVNRLDEADMLISRLEDNGRRLDRPWMLAVGGRCRAMLQASRHDLDGALITVQHAIAEHDRLSMPFERARTQLLMGELQRRQRARVAATATLRAAAASFADLNTPLWARRAQSTLDRIAFGSRDSGALTPTEFRIAELVAAGQSNQDVASTLFISAKTVEVHLTRVYRKLGIRSRAELGRRLDHLAES, encoded by the coding sequence TTGCTATATGCACGCGAGAACCGGCAGCGATCTCAGCGGCCTCCCGCATCGCCGGTCGGCAAAAAGGTTCTGTCCACGGTTCTGGTCGGACCGGTACCACCTCCGCTGAATCGAGAGGCCGAATCGGAGGCGATCTCAGATTTCCTGGAAGTCAGCTGTACCCAATCAGCGGGATTGTTGCTGGCGGGTGAACCAGGGATCGGCAAGACCACGATGTGGCTGGCCGCTATCGAACAAGCGCGCAACCGCGGGATGCACGTGCTCAGCGCCCGGGCGGCTGCCGCCGAGTCGGTGATGGCCTACGTGTCGGTGGCCGACCTGCTGGCCGGCATCGGCCCTGAACTCCTCGCCACCTTGCCCGCGCCCCAGCGGTTGGCTGTTGACCGAGTGCTGCTGCACGTCGACGACGGTGGTGAAGCAACCGATCCGCGCGCGGTTGCCGCGGCGTTCCTCTCCCTGATCACGGCCCTGTCCGCATCCGCCCCCACCATCCTGGCCATTGATGACCTGCAGTGGCTCGATCCTTCCAGCGCGCGAGTTCTCGCGTTTACCGCTCGCCGCCTCACCGGACCGGCCGGTCTGTTGGCCACCGTCCGCAGCAGCACTACCGACGACAGCGGCGTGCCCTGGCTACAATTGCACCGACCCGACGCCATCCGGCAGATTCGATTGGGCCCGTTCACCATCAGCGGACTGCGGCAGATCATGTCGACTGAATACGGCATATCGCTGCCTCGCCGGGCAATGGTACGAATTCACGAGGTTTCCGGTGGAAACCCGTTCTACGCCATCGAATTGGCCCGCGCGGCAACGGAACACAACTTCGACGAGCTAGCGCTACCGACAACATTGAGCGGCCTGGTGAAAGACAAGATCGCCGATTTGGGCCCCGATGTCCGCGAGGTGCTGCTAGCCATGTCGTGCCTGGCCGCGCCCACCGTGGCCCTGGTGGCACAGGCCGTCGGCGTGGACCCTGACAGTTGCGGCGAACTGCTGTCCGCCGCTGAGAAACGCGGCATCGTCATCCGCGAGGGCGCCCGGGTGAGGTTCGCACACCCGCTGCTGAGCACCGGCGTCTACAGCGACGCATCCCTGATCGACCGGCGGGCCATGCATCGCCGACTGGCCGCGGTGGTGGGCAACGCCGAATTACGCGCCCGGCATCTGGCGCTCGCCGCCAGCAAGTCCGACGCGGTCACCATCGACGCACTCGACGCCGCAGCAGAGTTAGCTGTTGTTCGCGGCGCACCCGCGGCGGCCGCCGAGTTCATGGAACTGGCCATCAATTTGGGCGAGGACACTCCTGGTCGTTATATCCGTTGCGCTACTTATCATTTCAATGCCGGCGACGCCGAGTCAGCTCGGATATGGCTGGGCCATGTCCTCGACGCTGCGGGCTCGGCGGATGCGCGCGCCGAAGCGCTGCGCCTGCTGGGGCTGTGGAGTGTGCTCGACGGTAGTTCACGCCTGGCCGTTGAATTGTTGGAGCAGGCGCGCGCCAGTGGCTCCGACAACGACGCGCTTTTGGTGCAGATCCTGGTCCCACTGGCGTTTGCGCGGGTCAATGTGCACGACCTCGCCGGGGCCGGCGCCGCGGCAGACCAGGCCGTCGTGACCGCCAGCCTGCTCAACCGCCCTGATCTGCTCAGTCAGGCCCTCGGCATGCAGGCAACGGTCCGGTTTCTGCTCGGCGACGGTCCGGATGAGGCCGCCATGCGGCGTGCCGTTGAACTGGAAGACTTGAACGCACCCGGATCAGCCCTGCTGTCGCCGACTATGTTGCAGGCTGCTTTACTATGTGGGACAGGACAATTCGACGAGGCCAAACGTACCCTGAGCGGTATCGAACGGCGATACGCAGATCGCGGCCACGACAGTGAACTCATGGTCGTCTCCTTCCACAACGCGCTGACTGCGATATGGCGTGGCGACTACGTCGAAGCAGCCGCAATCGGCGACGACACGATCATTCGTGCGCAGCAACTGGAGAGCGACCTGCCACTGTCCATTGGCTGGATGATCCGGTCCGCGGTCGCGGCCCACACCGGAGACGAAGCGCTGGCCCGCCAAGACGCTGAGCGAGCACTGACCGCGTGCAAACGCTGCGACTCGCCATGGTTGATCGCAGTGTGGCCGCTCACAACTCTGGGCTTTCTCGAAGTTTCACTGGGCAACTATCAAGGTGCACTGGTTATTCTGCAGCCACTGCTCGATATCGGTGCCACGGCGCCCAGAGCCACCGAGATATACCTGACGCCATACGCACCCGATGCCGCGGAGGCATTGATTCGGGTCAACCGGCTTGATGAGGCGGACATGCTGATCAGCCGACTCGAAGATAACGGCCGTCGATTGGACCGACCGTGGATGCTGGCGGTAGGCGGGCGGTGCCGAGCCATGCTCCAGGCGAGCCGTCACGACCTGGATGGCGCGCTCATCACCGTGCAGCACGCTATCGCCGAACATGACAGGCTGTCAATGCCTTTCGAGAGGGCACGGACTCAACTGCTGATGGGCGAGCTGCAGCGACGGCAACGAGCCCGCGTCGCCGCGACAGCGACCCTTCGTGCCGCAGCCGCGTCCTTTGCTGACCTCAACACGCCGCTGTGGGCACGGCGCGCCCAAAGCACGTTGGACCGCATCGCTTTTGGCAGTCGGGACAGCGGGGCGCTGACTCCCACGGAGTTCCGCATCGCCGAACTGGTTGCAGCAGGCCAGTCCAATCAGGACGTGGCATCCACGCTTTTCATCAGCGCCAAGACCGTCGAGGTCCACCTGACGCGGGTCTATCGCAAGCTCGGTATTCGGTCCCGCGCCGAATTGGGCCGTCGGCTCGACCATCTCGCGGAATCCTGA
- the purL gene encoding phosphoribosylformylglycinamidine synthase subunit PurL, whose translation MTSEAAPFDTVERAAATPDHPQPYRELGLKDDEYQRIREILGRRPTDAELAMYSVMWSEHCSYKSSKVHLRYFGETTTEEMKAGMLAGIGENAGVVDIGDGWAVTFKVESHNHPSYVEPYQGAATGVGGIVRDIMAMGARPVAVMDQLRFGAADAPDTRRVVDGVVRGIGGYGNSLGLPNIGGETVFDASYAGNPLVNALCVGVLRTEDLHLAFASGTGNKIILFGARTGLDGIGGVSVLASDTFSGDEAGSGHEAEGGAGPSKQRKKLPSVQVGDPFTEKVLIECCLDLYAAHLVVGIQDLGGAGLSCATSELASAGDGGMHIELDKVPLRAKDMTPAEVLSSESQERMCAVVTPENVEKFMAVCRKWDVLATVIGEVTDGDRLVITFGGETVVDVPPRTVAHEGPVYQRPVVRPDSQDALIADTTARLPRPKSGAELRDTLLAMLASPALCSRAFITEQYDRYVRGNTVLAEHADGGVLRVDEETGRGVAISTDASGRYTQLDPYAGAQLALAEAYRNVAVTGATPVAVTNCLNFGSPEDPGVMWQFSQAVRGLADGCAALGIPVTGGNVSFYNQTGATPILPTPVVGVLGVLDDVARRIPTGLGTEPGETLLLLGDTRDELDGSIWAQVSAGHLGGVPPQVDLDREKLLAEVLTAASRDGLVSAAHDVSEGGLAQTVVEAALAGETGVRLVLPEGADPFVWLFSESAGRVLVAVPRTEESRFVAMCSARALPCARVGVVDQGSDELEVQGQFSVPLAQLRAVWESTLPRLFG comes from the coding sequence GTGACGTCTGAAGCCGCCCCGTTCGATACCGTCGAGCGCGCCGCCGCCACCCCCGACCACCCGCAGCCCTACCGCGAACTGGGCCTCAAGGACGACGAATACCAGCGCATCCGGGAGATCCTGGGCCGCCGGCCCACCGACGCCGAGCTGGCCATGTATTCGGTGATGTGGAGCGAGCACTGCTCCTACAAGTCCTCCAAGGTTCACCTGCGCTACTTCGGCGAGACCACCACCGAGGAGATGAAGGCCGGCATGCTGGCCGGGATCGGCGAGAACGCGGGCGTCGTCGACATCGGCGACGGCTGGGCGGTCACCTTCAAGGTGGAATCGCACAACCACCCGTCGTACGTCGAGCCGTACCAGGGCGCGGCCACCGGCGTTGGCGGCATCGTCCGCGACATCATGGCGATGGGCGCCCGGCCGGTCGCGGTGATGGACCAGCTGCGCTTCGGCGCCGCCGACGCGCCCGACACCCGCCGGGTGGTCGACGGCGTGGTCCGCGGCATCGGCGGCTACGGCAACTCCCTGGGGCTGCCCAATATCGGCGGGGAGACCGTGTTCGACGCGTCCTACGCCGGCAACCCGCTGGTCAACGCGCTGTGCGTGGGTGTGCTGCGCACCGAGGACCTGCACCTGGCGTTCGCCTCGGGCACCGGCAACAAGATCATCCTGTTCGGCGCCCGCACCGGTTTGGACGGCATCGGCGGGGTGTCGGTGCTGGCGTCGGACACCTTCTCCGGTGACGAGGCCGGCTCCGGACACGAGGCCGAAGGCGGAGCTGGACCATCGAAACAGCGCAAGAAACTCCCCAGCGTGCAGGTCGGTGACCCGTTCACCGAGAAGGTGCTCATCGAGTGCTGCCTGGACCTCTACGCCGCGCACCTGGTGGTCGGCATTCAGGACCTCGGCGGCGCCGGGCTGTCGTGTGCCACCTCCGAACTCGCCTCGGCCGGCGACGGCGGCATGCACATCGAACTGGACAAGGTGCCGCTGCGCGCCAAGGACATGACGCCGGCCGAGGTGCTCTCCAGCGAATCGCAGGAGCGCATGTGCGCGGTGGTCACGCCGGAGAACGTCGAGAAGTTCATGGCCGTGTGCCGCAAATGGGACGTACTGGCCACCGTCATCGGCGAAGTCACCGACGGCGACCGGCTGGTCATCACCTTCGGCGGCGAGACCGTGGTGGACGTGCCGCCGCGCACCGTCGCCCACGAGGGCCCGGTGTACCAGCGGCCGGTCGTCCGCCCCGACAGCCAGGACGCGCTGATCGCCGACACCACGGCGAGGCTGCCGCGCCCGAAGAGCGGCGCCGAACTGCGTGACACCCTGCTGGCGATGCTGGCCAGCCCCGCGCTGTGCAGCCGGGCGTTCATCACCGAGCAGTACGACCGCTATGTGCGCGGCAATACGGTGCTCGCCGAACACGCCGACGGCGGGGTGCTGCGGGTCGACGAGGAGACCGGCCGCGGCGTCGCGATCTCCACCGACGCGTCCGGTCGCTACACCCAGCTCGACCCGTACGCCGGTGCGCAGCTGGCGCTTGCCGAGGCCTACCGTAACGTCGCCGTCACCGGCGCCACCCCGGTCGCCGTCACCAACTGCCTCAACTTCGGTTCGCCGGAGGACCCGGGCGTCATGTGGCAGTTCTCCCAGGCCGTGCGCGGACTCGCGGATGGTTGTGCGGCCCTGGGCATCCCGGTCACCGGCGGCAATGTCAGCTTTTACAACCAGACCGGTGCGACGCCGATCCTGCCGACCCCGGTGGTCGGTGTGCTCGGTGTGCTCGACGACGTGGCCCGGCGCATCCCGACCGGGCTGGGCACCGAACCCGGCGAGACGCTGCTGCTGCTCGGTGACACCCGCGACGAGCTCGACGGGTCGATCTGGGCGCAGGTGTCCGCCGGGCACCTCGGCGGGGTGCCGCCGCAGGTGGACCTGGACCGGGAGAAACTGCTGGCCGAGGTGCTGACCGCGGCGTCGCGCGACGGGCTGGTGTCCGCCGCCCATGACGTCAGCGAGGGCGGGCTGGCGCAGACCGTCGTCGAGGCCGCGCTGGCCGGGGAGACCGGGGTGCGCCTGGTGCTGCCCGAAGGGGCGGACCCGTTTGTGTGGCTGTTCTCCGAATCGGCCGGTCGGGTACTGGTGGCGGTGCCGCGCACCGAGGAGAGCCGGTTCGTCGCCATGTGCTCCGCGCGCGCGCTACCGTGCGCCCGGGTCGGCGTGGTCGACCAGGGCTCCGACGAGCTGGAGGTGCAGGGGCAGTTCAGCGTGCCGCTGGCGCAGCTGCGCGCGGTGTGGGAATCGACGCTGCCGAGGTTGTTCGGCTAA
- a CDS encoding LGFP repeat-containing protein codes for MQKTAKRTAACAATAAIGIAAFAAGCDNSSKDSAHEALSSASSIASSAGSVASSAAESATSAVSSALAAPEPTKIAGKDGVEYTVEGVLLEKYNSLDAKSKTALGAPLGEQKKNDDGGVYQQFDGGVIINSSAGSFVVWGKIRDKWNELGGSQGQLGYPTSDETTNAEGQKQTTFQHGTVTWTEGADQAVVAGG; via the coding sequence ATGCAGAAAACAGCAAAGCGAACCGCCGCGTGCGCGGCGACCGCGGCAATCGGTATCGCGGCGTTTGCGGCGGGCTGCGACAACAGCAGCAAGGACAGCGCCCACGAGGCCCTGAGCTCGGCCAGCTCGATCGCGTCCTCGGCCGGATCCGTGGCGTCCTCGGCCGCCGAATCGGCCACCTCGGCGGTGTCCTCGGCCCTGGCCGCTCCGGAGCCGACCAAGATCGCCGGCAAGGACGGGGTCGAGTACACCGTCGAGGGCGTACTTCTGGAGAAGTACAACTCGCTGGACGCGAAGTCCAAGACGGCCCTCGGCGCTCCGCTGGGCGAGCAGAAGAAGAACGACGACGGCGGCGTCTACCAGCAGTTCGACGGCGGCGTGATCATCAACAGCTCGGCTGGCTCCTTCGTGGTGTGGGGCAAGATCCGGGACAAGTGGAACGAGCTGGGCGGCTCGCAGGGTCAACTGGGCTACCCGACCAGCGATGAGACCACCAACGCCGAGGGCCAGAAGCAGACCACCTTCCAGCACGGCACGGTCACCTGGACCGAGGGTGCGGATCAGGCGGTCGTCGCCGGCGGTTAA